The Pseudofrankia inefficax genome window below encodes:
- a CDS encoding TIGR03668 family PPOX class F420-dependent oxidoreductase has translation MTPGEARARFAAARVARLATVAAGGAPRLVPVTFALLPGPDILGTPVGLGTPGILGTQDGLGTPDALGTIVMAVDHKPKRTTRLRRLDDIAHEPRVTLLVDEYDDEWTRLWWARADGIAQVVEPAHPVHATAVRALSARYPQYRDRPPAGPAILVSVTRWSGWSYVP, from the coding sequence GTGACGCCAGGGGAGGCTCGCGCCCGGTTCGCGGCCGCGCGGGTCGCGCGGCTCGCGACCGTCGCGGCCGGGGGAGCGCCCCGGCTCGTGCCCGTCACCTTCGCCCTCCTGCCTGGGCCGGACATCCTGGGAACGCCGGTCGGGCTGGGCACGCCAGGCATCCTGGGGACGCAGGACGGGCTGGGGACGCCCGACGCGCTGGGGACGATCGTGATGGCGGTCGACCACAAGCCGAAGCGGACGACGCGGCTGCGCCGGTTGGACGACATCGCCCACGAACCGCGCGTGACCCTGCTCGTGGACGAGTACGACGACGAATGGACTCGTCTGTGGTGGGCGCGGGCGGATGGCATCGCCCAAGTCGTCGAGCCTGCGCATCCGGTCCATGCCACGGCGGTGCGTGCCCTGTCCGCCCGTTACCCGCAATACCGCGACCGGCCCCCGGCCGGGCCCGCGATCCTGGTCAGCGTGACTCGATGGTCAGGCTGGTCCTACGTCCCCTGA
- a CDS encoding cytochrome P450, producing MIEFNPYDLATYRDPYPVYRALRDEAPVYWNPDLKFWALSRHADVLAAHNDWETYSSTGGVTIEGSEAGAPMIILRDPPEHRWHRKIVGKVFSPKRMLDLEPFIRSRAGELLDRFVDADEFDVVRDFSVTLPLDVISELLGIPREDRAGVNEAADRMLSRGEGGDDEQAFVENSGILLNLYLSLVAERRRNPTDDPISLLIQTEVEDEDGSTRRLDDEEIAFRFLEMSVAGHETVAKAIPNGLMALTRFPEQRRLLLADPGLYDRAASETLRFDAPSQLQGRTAKRDVQLHGVTIPAGDRVMLITGSALRDERVYASPDVFDLNRRDEPSTLFFGFGIHRCLGAHLARLEVKVALEEVLRRYPDFVADPDRAVMKVSSNVRGAANLPFATGGGAIAA from the coding sequence ATGATCGAGTTCAATCCATATGATCTCGCCACGTATCGCGACCCCTATCCGGTCTACCGGGCCCTGCGGGACGAGGCGCCGGTCTACTGGAACCCGGACCTGAAGTTCTGGGCGCTGTCCCGGCACGCGGACGTCCTCGCGGCCCACAACGACTGGGAGACCTACTCCAGCACCGGCGGTGTCACGATCGAGGGCAGCGAGGCCGGCGCTCCGATGATCATCCTCAGGGACCCGCCGGAGCACCGCTGGCATCGGAAGATCGTCGGCAAGGTCTTCTCGCCGAAGCGGATGCTGGATCTGGAGCCCTTCATTCGCAGCCGGGCCGGCGAGCTACTGGACCGCTTCGTCGACGCCGACGAGTTCGACGTCGTCCGCGACTTCTCGGTGACGCTGCCGCTGGACGTGATCAGTGAGCTTCTCGGCATTCCCCGGGAGGACCGCGCGGGCGTCAACGAGGCCGCCGACCGGATGCTGTCGCGCGGCGAGGGCGGTGACGACGAGCAGGCGTTCGTCGAGAACAGCGGGATACTGCTCAACCTCTATCTCTCGCTGGTAGCTGAGCGGCGCCGGAATCCGACCGATGATCCGATCAGCCTCCTGATCCAGACCGAGGTCGAGGACGAGGACGGCTCCACGCGCCGGCTGGACGACGAGGAGATCGCCTTCCGCTTCTTGGAAATGAGCGTCGCCGGCCACGAGACCGTCGCGAAGGCGATCCCGAACGGGCTGATGGCGCTGACCCGCTTCCCCGAGCAGCGCCGCCTCCTCCTGGCCGATCCAGGTCTCTACGACCGGGCCGCCAGCGAGACGCTCCGCTTCGACGCGCCTTCTCAGCTGCAGGGCCGGACGGCGAAACGCGACGTCCAGTTGCACGGGGTCACCATTCCGGCAGGGGACCGGGTCATGTTGATCACCGGCTCGGCGCTGCGGGACGAGCGGGTCTACGCCAGTCCTGACGTGTTCGACCTGAACCGCCGGGACGAGCCGTCGACGCTCTTCTTCGGGTTCGGCATCCACCGCTGCCTTGGCGCGCACCTGGCCCGCCTGGAGGTCAAGGTCGCCCTCGAGGAGGTTCTTCGGCGCTACCCCGATTTTGTCGCGGACCCCGACCGCGCCGTCATGAAGGTGTCGTCCAACGTCCGTGGTGCCGCGAACCTTCCTTTCGCCACCGGGGGCGGGGCTATCGCGGCGTAG
- a CDS encoding acyl-CoA dehydrogenase family protein translates to MGFSLDLTDEQSELRDWVHGFAAEVVRPAASEWDEREETPWPVIQEAAKIGLYGFDSLATMFGDETGLSLPIASEELFWGDAGIGLSIMGSSLAAAGISSAGTLEQLVEWAPQCYGDASDPKLGAFCVSEPGAGSDVSSLRTRARYDEATDEWVLNGQKAWITNGGIANIHVVVASVDPELKSRGQATFVIPPNTPGLVAAKKIKKLGLRASHTADLFFDDVRVPGSCLLGGKDKLDARLAKAREGGHSRGQGAMATFERTRPTVGAQAVGIARAAYEYALDYAKTRETFGRPIIENQAIAFALADMKTEIDAARLLIWRAAWMGKQDKTFLAGEGSMSKLKAGEVAVAVTEKAVQILGGAGYSREHPVERMYRDSKIYTIFEGTSEIQRLVIARAISGVHIR, encoded by the coding sequence ATGGGCTTCAGCCTCGATCTGACGGACGAGCAGAGCGAACTGCGCGACTGGGTGCACGGCTTCGCCGCCGAGGTCGTCCGGCCGGCGGCGTCCGAGTGGGACGAGCGGGAAGAGACGCCCTGGCCCGTCATCCAGGAGGCCGCCAAGATCGGCCTCTACGGGTTCGACTCGCTCGCGACGATGTTCGGGGACGAGACCGGCCTGTCGCTGCCGATCGCCTCCGAGGAGCTGTTCTGGGGCGACGCCGGCATTGGCCTGTCCATCATGGGGAGCAGCCTCGCCGCGGCCGGGATCTCGTCGGCCGGCACGCTGGAGCAGCTCGTCGAGTGGGCGCCGCAGTGCTACGGCGACGCGTCCGACCCGAAGCTCGGCGCCTTCTGCGTCTCCGAGCCCGGCGCCGGCTCCGATGTCTCGTCGCTGCGCACCAGGGCCAGGTACGACGAGGCAACCGACGAATGGGTCCTCAACGGCCAGAAGGCCTGGATCACCAACGGCGGCATCGCGAACATTCACGTGGTCGTCGCCTCCGTCGACCCGGAGCTCAAGTCCCGAGGCCAGGCCACCTTCGTCATCCCGCCGAACACCCCCGGCCTGGTCGCCGCCAAGAAGATCAAAAAACTCGGCCTGCGCGCCTCGCACACGGCCGACCTCTTCTTCGACGACGTCCGCGTCCCCGGCAGCTGCCTGCTCGGCGGCAAGGACAAGCTCGACGCCAGGCTGGCCAAGGCCCGCGAAGGCGGCCACTCCCGCGGCCAGGGCGCGATGGCGACCTTCGAACGCACCCGCCCCACCGTCGGCGCCCAGGCGGTCGGCATCGCCCGTGCCGCCTACGAATACGCCCTCGACTACGCCAAGACCCGCGAGACGTTCGGCCGGCCCATCATCGAGAACCAGGCGATCGCTTTCGCCCTGGCCGACATGAAGACAGAGATCGACGCCGCCCGCCTGCTCATCTGGCGAGCCGCCTGGATGGGCAAGCAGGACAAGACGTTCCTCGCCGGCGAGGGCTCCATGTCCAAGCTGAAGGCCGGCGAGGTCGCGGTCGCCGTCACGGAGAAGGCCGTCCAGATCCTCGGCGGCGCCGGGTACAGCCGCGAACACCCAGTCGAACGCATGTACCGCGATTCCAAGATTTACACCATCTTCGAGGGCACCTCCGAGATCCAGCGCCTGGTGATCGCCCGCGCCATCTCCGGTGTGCACATTCGTTGA
- a CDS encoding SDR family oxidoreductase, whose translation MGLEIDLKGRRILLVGASSGVGRSTAITVARAGGEVAVVGRRAGQLEELAGSIGAVAIPADLRDADECVRVVEVATDQLGGLDAVLFPIGCSPLQLMTRLAAETWTDAFATNVVGPALMTAAAVKARTEPGLFLYVSSANVAQPLHGLGAYGATKAALEHSLRTWRLEHPEHRFLKLTIGATTPTDIYRDYGDDVLGEVLPKWAGTGIVTADFMHVDDVGTALAELTAFALAHPKIAVDDVVFNPASAPLDATAMTSLGQQAAVGELLDEAGLLNT comes from the coding sequence ATGGGCCTTGAGATTGACCTCAAGGGACGCAGGATCCTGCTCGTGGGTGCGTCCTCCGGAGTCGGCCGGTCGACGGCCATCACGGTGGCGCGCGCGGGCGGCGAAGTAGCGGTCGTCGGCCGGCGCGCCGGCCAGCTCGAAGAACTGGCCGGCTCCATCGGCGCGGTCGCGATCCCGGCGGACCTTCGCGACGCCGACGAGTGCGTCCGGGTCGTCGAGGTCGCCACGGACCAGCTTGGTGGCCTGGACGCCGTGCTGTTCCCGATCGGCTGCTCGCCGCTGCAACTGATGACGCGGCTCGCGGCCGAGACCTGGACGGACGCCTTCGCCACCAACGTCGTCGGCCCGGCGCTGATGACCGCCGCCGCCGTGAAGGCTCGCACCGAACCGGGCCTGTTCCTGTACGTGTCGAGCGCCAATGTCGCGCAACCGTTACACGGCCTCGGCGCCTATGGCGCGACCAAGGCGGCGCTGGAGCATTCGCTGCGCACCTGGCGGCTGGAGCATCCTGAGCACCGCTTCCTCAAGCTCACCATCGGCGCTACGACGCCGACCGACATCTACCGCGACTACGGTGACGACGTGCTCGGCGAGGTGCTGCCCAAGTGGGCCGGCACCGGCATCGTCACCGCCGACTTCATGCACGTTGACGACGTCGGTACCGCCCTCGCTGAGCTGACGGCCTTCGCGCTCGCGCATCCGAAGATCGCGGTCGACGACGTGGTGTTCAACCCGGCGAGCGCGCCGCTCGACGCGACGGCGATGACGAGCCTGGGACAACAGGCGGCCGTCGGTGAACTTCTCGACGAAGCCGGCCTGTTGAATACCTGA
- a CDS encoding enoyl-CoA hydratase/isomerase family protein: protein MGSDVDHESPDGKASGARPPDGDWLGTPFLRFERRGALAFCTVDRPEARNALTAAMYFGLRYAVDLVNRDPELAGLLITGSGDIFIPGGDLGHNAPDDWGGPMLFGMDNTPFDAIRHSRKPVVSAVNGIAQGGGLLIAIMSDLAVASDRATFRAPEVYRGIADTGYAQYLPAQIGPARAKDMLYTGRVVTAAEALDWGLVARVVPHEEVQDVALEALRACCRGAPEARADVKRVIATHYGSYDRMTMDKSVYGSEAREGWLAFSQRRNPEWVPEDLRTSGRL, encoded by the coding sequence ATGGGCAGCGACGTCGACCACGAGAGTCCTGACGGGAAGGCGAGTGGAGCGCGCCCGCCGGATGGGGACTGGCTGGGTACACCGTTCCTGCGGTTTGAGCGCCGGGGTGCCCTTGCTTTCTGCACGGTCGACCGGCCCGAGGCACGCAACGCGTTGACGGCGGCGATGTACTTCGGACTCCGTTACGCCGTTGACCTCGTCAACCGCGATCCGGAGTTGGCCGGCCTGCTGATCACGGGGAGTGGAGACATCTTCATCCCCGGCGGCGACCTGGGGCACAATGCCCCGGATGACTGGGGCGGCCCGATGCTCTTCGGCATGGACAACACGCCCTTCGATGCGATCCGACACTCCCGCAAGCCGGTCGTGAGCGCCGTCAACGGCATCGCCCAGGGCGGTGGCCTGCTCATCGCGATCATGTCCGACCTGGCGGTCGCCAGCGACCGGGCCACCTTTCGGGCACCCGAGGTCTACCGCGGCATCGCCGACACCGGATACGCCCAGTACCTGCCAGCCCAGATCGGCCCCGCGCGGGCGAAGGACATGCTGTACACCGGACGCGTCGTCACCGCCGCGGAGGCCTTGGACTGGGGCCTGGTCGCGCGGGTGGTCCCGCACGAGGAGGTGCAGGATGTCGCGCTCGAAGCATTGCGCGCGTGCTGTCGCGGCGCGCCGGAGGCTCGCGCCGACGTCAAACGCGTCATCGCCACGCACTATGGCAGCTACGACCGCATGACCATGGACAAGAGCGTCTACGGATCCGAAGCCCGTGAGGGCTGGCTCGCGTTTTCCCAGCGCCGCAACCCCGAGTGGGTCCCCGAGGATCTCCGAACCTCCGGCCGTCTCTAG
- a CDS encoding ABC transporter substrate-binding protein, translating into MRVSRLASVLAAATALATVVAACGSGGSSAPSSAPTVGANAIKAGPPTGWSDGGVTVDASSLKCGLTAPDPNRGVTDTSIKVGGLAYLTSASGSTMAGADVGAKVRFQRANDAGGVNGRKIDFIGVLDDGNDSNRNVSQAKVLADQEKVFAVVPEMTAYPTFVDTLCSAGVPFFGWGFNGGYCGNTIGFGLTGCLTNLTRSTSSTYGVMIQTLFGGDAKGRTVALIGNDDDSARTGLADIRSQVQAVGAKVVYAENPVPDAGLTDTTAVTQAIMTAAGGAPPQVVVYATDFAASTKITQALAAAGFTGKNINAVGYDPRLAAANFAGLQKSYTLLQWSPTEDASSPGVQQLIADFRKYAPDAAISLPTMAGYWAADMFLDAVTKTGKNLTVNTFLKTLNTSYSYYVDDAVPQTRFPLNHVVNAPCGSLVQLDGTKYDVATRLSCGQVLKK; encoded by the coding sequence ATGCGTGTCTCACGATTAGCGTCCGTCCTGGCCGCCGCCACGGCGTTGGCGACTGTGGTCGCGGCCTGCGGGAGCGGCGGTTCTTCGGCGCCGTCCAGTGCCCCGACCGTCGGCGCCAACGCGATCAAGGCCGGGCCGCCGACCGGCTGGAGCGACGGCGGCGTCACGGTCGACGCCAGTTCCCTGAAATGCGGCCTCACGGCCCCCGACCCGAACCGCGGGGTCACGGACACGTCCATCAAGGTCGGCGGCCTCGCCTACCTGACCAGCGCCAGCGGCAGCACCATGGCCGGCGCGGACGTCGGCGCCAAGGTGCGATTCCAACGGGCCAACGACGCCGGCGGGGTCAACGGCCGCAAGATTGACTTCATCGGGGTACTGGACGACGGCAACGACTCGAACCGCAACGTCAGCCAGGCCAAGGTCCTCGCGGACCAGGAAAAGGTCTTCGCCGTCGTGCCGGAGATGACCGCCTACCCCACCTTCGTGGACACGCTCTGCTCCGCCGGCGTGCCGTTCTTCGGCTGGGGCTTCAACGGCGGCTACTGCGGAAACACGATCGGCTTCGGCCTCACGGGCTGCCTGACCAACCTCACCAGGAGCACGTCGTCGACGTACGGCGTGATGATCCAGACGTTGTTCGGCGGCGACGCCAAGGGCAGGACGGTCGCGCTGATCGGCAACGACGACGACTCCGCCCGCACCGGCCTGGCCGACATCAGGTCACAGGTCCAGGCAGTCGGCGCGAAGGTCGTCTACGCCGAGAACCCGGTCCCGGACGCCGGCCTCACGGACACCACGGCCGTCACCCAGGCGATCATGACGGCCGCGGGCGGGGCGCCGCCCCAGGTCGTCGTCTACGCCACCGACTTCGCCGCGTCCACCAAGATCACCCAGGCGCTGGCCGCCGCCGGCTTCACCGGCAAGAACATCAACGCGGTCGGCTACGACCCGAGGCTCGCCGCCGCCAACTTCGCCGGCCTGCAGAAGTCATACACGTTGCTGCAGTGGTCGCCCACCGAGGACGCGTCGTCGCCGGGCGTGCAGCAGCTCATCGCCGACTTCAGGAAGTATGCCCCGGACGCCGCGATCAGCCTGCCGACAATGGCCGGCTACTGGGCCGCGGACATGTTTCTCGACGCCGTGACGAAGACCGGCAAGAACCTCACCGTCAACACGTTCCTGAAGACCCTGAACACCAGCTACAGCTACTACGTCGACGACGCTGTGCCGCAGACCCGGTTCCCCCTCAACCACGTCGTCAACGCCCCCTGCGGATCGCTCGTGCAGCTGGACGGGACGAAGTACGACGTCGCCACCAGGCTGTCCTGCGGGCAGGTCCTCAAGAAGTAG
- a CDS encoding Acg family FMN-binding oxidoreductase, with protein MSMEGTTISAAQVQAAVEAAGLAPSIHNSQPWKWRLRGDTLELSADLSRALPVIDPDHRQLLVSCGAALLNGWLSLRAAGLDVEVAELPDGPDISAGRLATLEVLGNRPPTEDEARLAAAITQRHTDRRPFGPGAVPADEIRELRRAAEAEGCWLSVLTGEDARVELAVLLARADWFEHHDPQYLAELADWTRTDPDAVDGITWATADPGAKPQYAEFPLRDFTGGAGGAGAGAGAGADGGAGGGGRAEAGPALDDTVEHPEALVLGTDADGPTDRLRAGRALGRVLLAATTAGLATSPLGQAVDIEATRTLVRSATGGAGHAQMILRAGYPDRSIPPLTPTKRRPVSEVLEHVSMT; from the coding sequence ATGTCCATGGAAGGAACGACGATCTCCGCGGCACAGGTCCAGGCGGCGGTCGAGGCCGCCGGCCTCGCGCCGTCGATCCACAACAGCCAGCCGTGGAAGTGGCGGCTGCGCGGCGACACGCTGGAGCTGTCCGCCGACCTGAGCCGCGCCCTTCCCGTGATCGACCCGGACCATCGCCAGCTGTTGGTCAGCTGCGGTGCAGCGCTGCTCAACGGCTGGCTGTCGTTGCGGGCTGCCGGGCTCGACGTCGAGGTCGCCGAGCTGCCCGACGGCCCTGACATCAGCGCCGGGCGGCTGGCCACGTTGGAGGTCCTGGGCAACCGGCCGCCGACCGAGGACGAGGCCCGGCTGGCCGCGGCGATCACCCAGCGACACACCGACCGCCGCCCGTTCGGGCCCGGCGCGGTGCCCGCCGACGAGATCCGCGAGCTGCGCCGCGCGGCCGAGGCCGAGGGCTGCTGGCTGTCGGTGCTGACCGGCGAGGACGCCCGGGTGGAACTGGCGGTCCTCCTGGCGAGGGCCGACTGGTTCGAGCACCACGACCCGCAGTACCTGGCCGAACTCGCCGACTGGACCCGGACCGACCCCGACGCCGTCGACGGCATCACCTGGGCGACGGCCGACCCGGGCGCGAAGCCCCAGTACGCCGAGTTCCCGCTGCGCGACTTCACCGGCGGTGCCGGTGGCGCTGGTGCCGGAGCCGGAGCCGGAGCCGATGGCGGGGCTGGCGGCGGCGGCCGGGCTGAGGCGGGCCCGGCTCTCGATGACACAGTCGAGCATCCGGAGGCGCTGGTGCTCGGCACCGACGCGGACGGGCCGACGGACCGGCTGCGCGCCGGCCGTGCGCTCGGCCGGGTGCTGCTGGCGGCGACCACCGCCGGGCTCGCGACCTCCCCGCTGGGCCAGGCGGTCGACATCGAGGCGACCCGCACGCTGGTCCGCTCGGCCACGGGCGGCGCCGGCCACGCCCAGATGATCCTGCGCGCCGGCTACCCGGACCGCTCCATCCCGCCCCTGACCCCGACGAAGCGCCGTCCCGTCTCCGAGGTCCTGGAGCACGTCAGCATGACCTGA
- a CDS encoding serine/threonine-protein kinase — MLTPLGPTDRRSVGPYRLRGRLGSGGMGTVYLGVSTDGQPVAVKVIRADLLDEPEFRGRFRREVSAAARVRGSCVAQVLDADPDADEPWMVTEYVEGANLMAAVTRGGALRSANLLTLAVGLAEGLVAVHAANVVHRDLKPANILLSWEGPKIIDFGLARAEDLTSNTSTGNVIGTVAWMAPEQLNGDPATRATDVFTWGMCVAFAARGRHPFDAQTAAATAMRILSTEPALDGVPDELLPAVSAALRRDPAQRPDAVALVAILTGQPVEDPVEAGPAARRLLADWVPPAATPGTTAGRALIGESGSDANTPVPAARAGTVLEAAGSALPAGGPAPRAVGPAHPADGVGVALAGLVRALASPAPPVVVDPVDDPNESTTPLVRPPAAAEPGAAMAGPAMAGPAMTGAAMTGARSERVDVVDGSAFALFAQPGDAAGLAVADADADAASAQGQADAAAPPSSPAAVAAGAAQAAGAVAAQPAAARAGAQPVQAPAGATGTAAAPRELGARALRRRRRRRRLVLLALVAVMLLIAALIARPLIEADRSGGSPTAAGNGPGGPLTAGATGPAALGGPVGGPGRGNGGPAGASGPGQLAPTATGTADASGVATPPSGQATAPLGQPSSSGLPIDAAPPARTVVVNANGGPVTVYFGPTTLSLFGGASGTVPSGTPVDVYCGVYAQQVTAGNTTTRLWVYTNSGWIPAGYVQSGTSAPTGAPACVGSVSRPQLGSSAPRPDTGPFPVTKTVAILQIVGGVVGALTNALLGADPVGQLVGGALVVLRCQQTDGKNTVWDQLLSGGWVQHSYIYSGTNGSPAPAC, encoded by the coding sequence ATGTTGACCCCCCTGGGCCCCACCGACCGGCGGTCCGTCGGCCCGTACCGGCTGCGGGGCCGGCTCGGCTCCGGTGGCATGGGCACCGTCTACCTCGGGGTGAGCACGGACGGCCAGCCGGTCGCCGTGAAGGTCATCCGCGCGGACCTGCTGGACGAGCCCGAGTTCCGCGGCCGGTTCCGCCGCGAGGTCAGCGCGGCGGCCCGGGTCCGCGGCAGCTGCGTCGCGCAGGTACTGGATGCCGACCCGGACGCCGACGAGCCCTGGATGGTGACCGAGTACGTCGAGGGCGCCAACCTCATGGCGGCGGTCACCCGTGGCGGCGCGCTGCGGAGCGCGAACCTGCTCACCCTGGCCGTCGGGCTCGCCGAGGGCCTGGTGGCCGTGCACGCCGCCAACGTGGTGCACCGCGACCTCAAGCCCGCGAACATCCTGCTCTCCTGGGAGGGCCCGAAGATCATCGACTTCGGGCTCGCCCGAGCCGAGGACCTCACCAGCAACACCAGCACCGGCAACGTCATCGGCACGGTCGCCTGGATGGCGCCCGAGCAGCTCAACGGCGACCCGGCGACCCGGGCCACCGACGTCTTCACCTGGGGCATGTGCGTCGCCTTCGCCGCGCGCGGCCGCCACCCGTTCGACGCGCAGACCGCCGCCGCGACCGCGATGCGCATCCTGTCCACCGAGCCGGCGCTGGACGGCGTGCCCGACGAACTGCTGCCCGCCGTCAGCGCCGCCCTGCGGCGCGACCCAGCCCAGCGGCCTGACGCCGTCGCCCTGGTAGCGATCCTCACCGGGCAGCCGGTCGAGGACCCGGTCGAGGCCGGCCCCGCCGCCCGGCGGCTGCTGGCCGACTGGGTGCCGCCCGCCGCGACGCCCGGGACGACCGCCGGCCGCGCCCTGATCGGCGAAAGCGGCTCGGACGCGAACACGCCGGTCCCGGCGGCCCGCGCCGGGACCGTTCTCGAGGCGGCTGGGAGCGCGCTGCCTGCCGGCGGACCCGCGCCACGGGCGGTCGGGCCCGCGCACCCGGCGGACGGTGTCGGCGTCGCCCTGGCCGGCCTGGTCAGGGCGCTCGCCAGCCCGGCTCCGCCAGTCGTCGTCGACCCGGTTGACGACCCGAACGAGTCCACCACGCCGCTGGTGCGTCCGCCGGCCGCCGCCGAGCCGGGGGCCGCGATGGCGGGCCCGGCGATGGCGGGCCCGGCGATGACGGGCGCGGCCATGACGGGCGCGCGGTCCGAGCGGGTCGACGTTGTCGACGGGTCGGCGTTCGCGCTGTTCGCCCAGCCCGGGGACGCGGCCGGGCTCGCGGTCGCCGACGCCGACGCCGACGCCGCCAGCGCGCAAGGCCAGGCCGATGCCGCCGCACCGCCGTCGTCACCGGCCGCGGTGGCGGCAGGGGCGGCACAGGCGGCGGGGGCGGTCGCGGCGCAACCGGCGGCGGCGCGGGCGGGGGCGCAGCCGGTCCAGGCGCCGGCCGGTGCCACCGGCACCGCCGCGGCACCGCGGGAGCTCGGGGCCCGGGCACTGCGCCGCCGGCGCCGCCGTCGGCGGCTGGTGCTGCTCGCGCTGGTGGCGGTCATGCTCCTGATCGCGGCCCTGATAGCGAGGCCGCTGATCGAGGCCGACCGCTCCGGCGGTAGCCCGACCGCCGCCGGGAACGGGCCCGGCGGCCCGCTGACGGCTGGGGCGACCGGCCCGGCCGCCCTGGGTGGCCCGGTCGGCGGACCAGGCCGGGGCAACGGCGGGCCCGCGGGCGCGTCCGGCCCCGGCCAGCTGGCGCCTACGGCCACCGGCACCGCGGACGCCTCGGGGGTGGCGACGCCGCCGAGTGGCCAGGCCACGGCCCCGCTGGGACAGCCGAGCTCCTCCGGCCTCCCGATCGATGCCGCCCCACCGGCCCGCACGGTCGTCGTCAACGCGAACGGCGGCCCGGTGACGGTCTACTTCGGCCCGACGACGCTCAGCCTGTTCGGCGGCGCGAGCGGCACGGTCCCCAGCGGCACGCCGGTGGACGTCTACTGCGGCGTCTACGCCCAGCAGGTCACGGCCGGCAACACGACGACCCGGCTGTGGGTGTACACGAACTCGGGCTGGATTCCGGCCGGGTACGTCCAGTCCGGCACCTCGGCGCCCACCGGCGCACCGGCCTGCGTCGGCTCGGTCAGCCGGCCCCAGCTCGGCTCGAGTGCGCCCCGGCCGGACACCGGGCCGTTCCCGGTCACCAAGACCGTCGCCATCCTCCAGATCGTCGGCGGCGTGGTCGGCGCGCTGACGAACGCGCTGCTCGGCGCCGACCCGGTGGGCCAGCTGGTCGGCGGGGCGCTGGTCGTGCTGCGCTGCCAGCAGACGGACGGGAAAAACACCGTCTGGGACCAGCTGCTCTCGGGTGGCTGGGTCCAGCACTCCTACATCTACAGCGGCACGAACGGCTCGCCCGCCCCGGCCTGCTGA
- a CDS encoding TetR/AcrR family transcriptional regulator: protein MPSNAPKGGLRAAQRAFTHTKFIDAAVIEFAERGYARTTVDDIVSRAGATRATFYLHFRGKADILRELYDRLMATFEGIYDEMGSIARQPTLESIRGWLRTDVARWASIRQYGAPLWEGSVIDPEIRTLVEQGYKIHIRYLAEALVAARENLALDDAEITAAILLAPLRHFFDPFVQGRLEDTERIITVLASAWMAVIKETGSAAA from the coding sequence GTGCCCAGCAACGCGCCGAAAGGTGGTCTGCGGGCCGCACAGCGGGCGTTCACCCACACCAAGTTCATCGACGCCGCGGTGATCGAGTTCGCCGAGCGGGGGTACGCCCGCACCACGGTCGACGACATCGTCTCCCGGGCCGGAGCCACCCGAGCCACCTTCTACCTGCACTTTCGTGGCAAGGCGGACATTCTTCGGGAGCTGTACGACCGGCTCATGGCGACCTTCGAGGGCATCTACGACGAGATGGGCTCGATCGCGCGTCAGCCAACGCTGGAGAGCATCCGGGGCTGGCTCCGCACGGACGTGGCGCGCTGGGCCTCGATCCGGCAGTATGGCGCGCCGCTGTGGGAGGGCTCCGTCATCGACCCGGAGATCCGGACGCTGGTCGAACAGGGCTACAAGATCCATATCCGCTACCTCGCCGAGGCGCTGGTCGCGGCGCGGGAGAACCTCGCACTGGACGACGCCGAGATCACCGCGGCGATCCTGCTGGCACCCCTGCGGCACTTCTTCGACCCCTTCGTCCAGGGTCGGTTGGAGGACACCGAGCGCATCATCACGGTGCTCGCTTCCGCCTGGATGGCGGTCATCAAGGAGACGGGCTCGGCTGCCGCCTAG